A genomic segment from Legionella quinlivanii encodes:
- a CDS encoding DUF3311 domain-containing protein — protein sequence MLRKSKRHWYWLLLIPILAVLPLPWYNKLEPMLFGFPFFYWYQLAWIFLGAVIIAIVYWVTEIGTD from the coding sequence ATGCTTCGTAAATCCAAACGACACTGGTATTGGCTCTTGCTGATTCCCATTCTGGCGGTCCTGCCTTTACCCTGGTACAACAAGCTTGAGCCGATGCTATTCGGTTTTCCCTTTTTTTACTGGTATCAGTTAGCATGGATTTTTCTGGGCGCGGTGATTATTGCGATCGTTTACTGGGTGACTGAGATTGGAACGGATTAA